Proteins encoded in a region of the Dreissena polymorpha isolate Duluth1 chromosome 6, UMN_Dpol_1.0, whole genome shotgun sequence genome:
- the LOC127834387 gene encoding uncharacterized protein LOC127834387, with the protein MSYPGQNRSGAGLPAFMGLLPPATLTPSPASPSPNPVVLPLQPGRVPFGGPPTSVNLPVGSQIHHGIPIPVMAVAPFQPDATSPPTSSRLQGKEPDIQLSLSNESSSISASSSTGVWSSTGLNSSHAHSPTGVWSPARVKSSHAVLQSSTQSSSVLNKHYSSSSIAFIVNSSSSVAKNSDTSASTSSLSSSRKDSLNSSESIMQNIETDTFESMHLHPAAEHLPYALAMNLRSNTNSTESPTNVSVRMGTKNTAGNINNGPSKGTLSSQKNASPLAAVVSEADLIKQAFTLKFQANPAKNVPETISKEPLSVLKTLEIPHDYNIVPNSIHSSKTLFEVKPSNVVERECNESAAIRQAFTLKKVMQSDPFMGQNSVVADVVLSASNGAQLPAFNVLLGKTEASPGVRNTDQSKNVQTMAIKDCHNGVQTLKPVHPFTSVIQSTSSVCNSVNNLTSKSVIKATTQNEANMQNGQCYLCSYSTLEYSDIAIWKHVLEKHVASKREKVVGTDFFCTHCYQPLQNFSEVKMHEAMYHLSDQQCFFCGLSLSNVCETDDTQAWKHVLNQHCVQYSCAKCDVKFLTKSGLEKHCKESGHFTLPNFQRHMLICPVCHMYFDHKNSLKQHLLNIHSFWKHSKTDLVSTQFECVSCSSTFLTEEALAFHKSVNSKDLNAAPDVGENDLIVFARINSSKNVTVIQPKPELIRASNVQEKKTPKTQVDLVKSISVPKSNQNQAIVPNVSHRHEEMMKISDTIFRNSTSKKNRDDRNFIEKAMFLDSGLDEMRLLTLGYDRKLSDRQLCQSLRQRPGNGNVEEYYSLCNLSYFCFVDCQSLPLPVFLSIMDAIYGHAVCDYKILKPSAKVIKPDEILVVALAVSRSDEFAKLLRDHDMPPLEMSAHVMRNLIWAMQFRNSLLSKQQLKMGPNVSLQQIEKDSDQQKLALKRLEEDRMPPSVQYQGSAKQTSAPSVHYQGSAKQTSAVKVDQVEIAKSPVETERVIAQAIECAVTEEVTKAQSDNSVGNQQSSSLTDNSGKNRRRKKQSNEPSSDKKNKKETKKKVKVVDKDFTQRKSSRQRKEKNYNEDVMLYYSDEDIIKVPYLRLKNTINKTTCQAKECAKDIDVLETSDKSVQSQRSLTADKSDIVESISELHAQIGDNNNLEKSLLEADVHNFTAADDEDTVPAIDPYFEERMMDVVDLMIPVLEKETGQPDNEVDDLNGLFEFNDFEPVKNTEKDCENTEIENVDKDFEEERVFGMLINEGENEDKTIPGKSLIAKNMLENNEIMKCSERFEIEKTDGTLLTTPKKQIRKSRKRKHSPENIQASVNKPPEPSVDTDIAMLEPLTVNTTHLHDNTGQHGILSPRSRIQTISPKTKSKMRNFNYEPWCIEMKKKLAVEALSAHSERIRKKLCNLDECSLAYFDDRIKCCYVKLLKIDGGLDEVDTLKDGAPVEVKKRKGRKRNHSGHSVEPVVQSKLSDTTQAAAKTGNDKHVEMVRSEAGTAVSVIDRLERETEVNVMERSEAAERLSQLSSDQPMIKKNTGRQTRQAKLKDVLDTSYHEDIVVGSTGGLLEAKPRTTQAAAKTGNDKHTEMVRSEAGTAVSGIDRLERETEVNVMERSEAAERISQLSSDQPMIKKNRGRQTRQAKLKDVLATSYCEDIVEGSTGGLLEAKPHTTQAAAKTGNDKHAEMLGSEAGTAVRVIDRLERETEVNVMERSEAAECISQLSSDQPMIKNNRGRKTRQAKLKDVLDTSYREDNVAGSTVGFLEAKSEGTVKKQSARQAAKKRLSDKTSLKSIQTAAVSPVSINKVENKSVDSGINISKDRNVTTTKPAVANIPPSVQNSGILDATLTTSVLTKPMLQTGLVANLNLMNTSASPQDISVITSSMIPQSILQQFSGLLNSLGESLLESASEKPPPPSLLTASISSMLVTPTLPPMPALIRPVALATRTETQPSQGHSAQVLQTSSDFIKKHVSVNQSVSNSQMITINPLMNIKKEKNDDSYVQSSSVGRVAPSIGSYGVHSEKPTTASQGTAPASGSSVTDPQSSGAMTEIIPARKPAPTKDSGVRINPLVNIKKEKYDQGYETSLQSSAKNSLIHTSTIATSVQNPSGSKPFPVSGQQESSLNKITPAENQSKPLLGPDQHVKINPLINIKKEKYDAGYGANQSRPGPRPPSLKPSSVPATQKASKSSGKILPPDQIVHINPLINIKKEKFDQAYEQNQTAHGLPRFVARYPSPMQVPGLILPPTPMTTSAAPVTSTPNKVTESDIMAEARKSIYEMLFGSGGKGKQCTPVTLTYSSPAIKTTQATALIPGQTSVSSKTVTSSDLNPLATKFPPTIPSLPLFPVSKGPTTAMPLYPTLLVQYLPTSFIPPFPPNLVPGVSPSLRSRIPAYQPTKPSNSSAVSKSEGDSRNQTVTVSTFNSALPAVSGTTSKRMFAPEDPVKINPLIKIKKEKFDAGYESAKPSVSTQPYTPSATLVSSTVPSAHSEISAVISKDQHVKINPLINIKREKHDPEYQSAQNKTATQSSNRRANTRTVTSTVSSSKTAAAQPSRGDNIKINPIINIKKEKHDLANSRAQHHQNIAQSAYGFPVQNTAPLRARFPAQVSAPRMSQAPGNQSQSKPGKILPPDQIVNINPLINIKKERVEQCHPYSSPHVPSGPQYGLNRKSSLADVLRQSTTAVSVQSGSSRQLPVSAHSSHPRQYPVANLSSSANRPPMSVNSFSHRHFPVSVHTGSASLLPPSTYSGSNRELPSSAHSDSPRLSQVSLHSSSPRQPTVPPSLSPRQQDQDGIMNNLLSILKDIHEEGRIQAAQQTNLAPPPSVQQLTPYLGPGPPAFNTSVPTGLIRSPLLYGNIGTPGYNQAGQRLPEQVTGGLSSFLVPQPITPPSAHQQKPQSFVVRNPVLNSLNMQNMSTTKSQGQPGVMAAASSNPGYGLAPPPYPIPGGSDSNRRQYGPYQTPPTSILPSLTKSIHICCLLR; encoded by the coding sequence GCAGATTCACCATGGCATCCCCATCCCCGTAATGGCAGTAGCCCCTTTTCAGCCGGATGCAACCAGTCCACCAACTTCCTCTAGATTGCAGGGAAAGGAACCAGACATTCAGCTATCGCTAAGCAACGAGTCATCTTCCATAAGTGCAAGCAGTTCCACAGGGGTTTGGTCAAGTACTGGGTTGAATTCTTCACATGCCCACAGTCCCACGGGGGTTTGGTCTCCAGCCAGGGTGAAATCTTCACATGCTGTCCTGCAGAGCAGCACGCAGTCCTCCTCAGTCCTTAACAAGCATTATTCTTCATCTTCCATTGCCTTCATTGTCAACAGTTCATCATCAGTTGCAAAGAATTCTGATACATCGGCTTCAACGTCAAGTTTAAGTTCATCCAGGAAGGATTCTTTGAATTCCAGTGAATCTATAATGCAGAATATAGAAACAGATACTTTTGAATCTATGCATTTGCATCCAGCGGCTGAACATCTCCCTTACGCTTTAGCAATGAATTTGCGATCAAATACCAATAGCACAGAAAGCCCAACGAATGTCTCAGTCAGGATGGGGACAAAAAACACTGCCGGAAACATAAATAATGGCCCAAGCAAGGGAACGCTTTCAAGTCAGAAGAACGCAAGCCCCTTGGCTGCTGTCGTGAGTGAAGCAGATCTCATAAAACAAGCTTTCACTCTGAAATTTCAGGCAAACCCAGCCAAGAATGTCCCTGAAACAATATCAAAAGAACCTCTCAGTGTTCTTAAGACTTTGGAAATTCCCCATGACTACAATATTGTGCCAAATTCAATACATAGTTCAAAAACACTTTTTGAGGTTAAACCTTCAAATGTAGTTGAGAGGGAATGTAATGAAAGTGCAGCTATTCGACAAGCGTTCACTTTGAAAAAAGTAATGCAGAGTGATCCGTTTATGGGTCAGAATTCCGTAGTAGCCGATGTGGTGCTCAGTGCAAGCAATGGGGCTCAGCTGCCTGCATTCAATGTCCTGCTCGGTAAAACAGAGGCTTCACCTGGAGTGAGAAATACTGATCAATCCAAGAATGTCCAAACAATGGCAATCAAAGATTGTCATAACGGAGTGCAAACATTGAAACCAGTACATCCATTCACTTCTGTGATTCAAAGTACAAGCTCTGTTTGTAATAGTGTGAACAATTTGACAAGTAAAAGTGTTATTAAGGCAACTACGCAGAATGAAGCAAATATGCAGAATGGTCAATGTTATCTGTGCTCATATTCAACTCTGGAATACTCAGACATAGCCATATGGAAACATGTCCTTGAAAAACATGTCGCTTCAAAGCGAGAAAAAGTTGTTGGGACTGATTTTTTTTGCACTCACTGTTACCAACCTTTGCAAAACTTCTCTGAGGTCAAGATGCATGAGGCCATGTACCATCTATCAGATCAGCAGTGCTTCTTCTGTGGTCTCTCCCTGTCCAATGTCTGTGAAACAGACGATACACAGGCCTGGAAACATGTGCTCAACCAGCATTGTGTGCAATACAGCTGTGCCAAATGTGATGTCAAGTTTCTCACTAAAAGTGGACTCGAAAAACATTGTAAGGAAAGTGGACATTTTACTTTGCCAAACTTTCAACGTCATATGTTGATTTGTCCCGTGTGCCATATGTACTTTGATCACAAAAACTCCCTTAAGCAGCATTTGCTCAATATTCATTCATTCTGGAAACACTCAAAGACAGATCTGGTGTCTACCCAGTTTGAATGTGTTTCTTGCAGCTCAACGTTTCTTACAGAAGAGGCACTGGCGTTCCATAAAAGTGTGAATTCCAAAGACTTAAATGCTGCCCCAGATGTGGGGGAAAATGATTTAATTGTATTTGCCCGTATAAATTCTTCCAAAAATGTTACTGTAATCCAACCTAAACCTGAATTAATTAGGGCATCAAAtgtgcaagaaaaaaaaacacctaaaacTCAAGTTGATCTTGTTAAATCAATTTCGGTCCCTAAAAGCAATCAAAATCAAGCAATTGTCCCAAATGTTTCACACCGACATGAAGAAATGATGAAGATCTCGGATACTATTTTCCGTAACAGTACCTCTAAAAAAAACAGAGATGATCGCAACTTTATTGAGAAGGCAATGTTCTTGGACTCTGGCCTTGACGAGATGAGATTACTTACCCTGGGGTATGACAGGAAGTTGTCAGACCGGCAGTTGTGTCAATCCTTGAGACAACGGCCTGGAAATGGTAACGTGGAGGAATACTACAGTTTGTGCAATCTCAGCTATTTCTGTTTTGTGGACTGTCAGAGTCTGCCGTTGCCAGTGTTTTTGAGTATAATGGATGCAATTTATGGGCATGCTGTGTGCGATTATAAGATTTTGAAACCATCTGCAAAGGTAATAAAGCCAGATGAGATTTTAGTGGTTGCTCTAGCAGTAAGTAGGTCAGATGAATTTGCAAAACTGTTGAGAGATCATGACATGCCACCTCTGGAGATGTCAGCACATGTCATGAGAAATTTAATCTGGGCAATGCAGTTCAGGAATTCCTTGTTGAGCAAGCAGCAACTTAAGATGGGGCCTAATGTCAGTCTTCAACAGATTGAGAAGGATTCAGACCAACAGAAGTTGGCACTGAAAAGGCTAGAAGAGGATAGGATGCCTCCTTCAGTACAGTATCAAGGTTCTGCGAAACAAACTTCAGCTCCTTCAGTACATTATCAAGGTTCTGCGAAACAAACTTCAGCAGTAAAGGTTGATCAGGTAGAAATTGCCAAGTCACCCGTTGAGACAGAGAGGGTAATAGCACAAGCAATAGAATGTGCTGTAACTGAAGAAGTCACAAAAGCCCAATCTGACAACAGTGTGGGAAATCAACAGAGCAGCTCTCTGACAGATAACAGTGGAAAAAATAGAAGACGCAAAAAACAAAGTAATGAACCTTCATCCGATAAGAAAAATAAAAAGGAGACAAAGAAGAAAGTGAAGGTGGTTGATAAAGATTTCACTCAAAGAAAAAGTTCAAGGCAAAGGAAGGAGAAGAATTATAATGAGGATGTGATGTTGTATTACTCTGATGAAGACATAATAAAGGTACCTTATCTACgtttgaaaaatacaattaataaaactaCTTGTCAAGCTAAAGAGTGCGCAAAAGACATAGATGTATTAGAAACGTCTGATAAATCTGTGCAGAGCCAAAGAAGTTTGACAGCAGATAAAAGTGACATTGTTGAAAGCATCTCGGAATTACATGCCCAAATTGGTGACAATAACAATCTTGAGAAGTCTTTGTTAGAAGCTGATGTTCATAATTttactgctgctgatgatgaggaTACTGTGCCTGCAATTGATCCATACTTTGAGGAGAGGATGATGGATGTGGTAGACCTGATGATACCCGTGTTGGAGAAAGAAACTGGGCAGCCAGATAATGAGGTAGATGACTTAAATGGCTTGTTTGAATTCAATGATTTTGAGCCAGTTAAAAATACAGAAAAAGACTGTGAAAACACAGAAATTGAAAATGTTGACAAAGATTTTGAGGAAGAGAGAGTGTTTGGTATGTTAATAAATGAAGGAGAGAACGAGGACAAAACAATACCTGGTAAAAGTTTGATTGCAAAAAACATGCTTGAAAATAATGAAATCATGAAATGCAGTGAAAGGTTTGAAATAGAAAAGACAGATGGAACTTTACTTACTACACCTAAAAAACAAATTCGCAAATCAAGAAAGAGGAAGCATTCTCCCGAAAATATTCAAGCAAGTGTTAACAAACCACCTGAGCCATCAGTTGACACGGATATTGCAATGTTAGAGCCTTTGACTGTCAACACTACCCACCTCCATGACAACACAGGTCAACATGGAATTCTGTCACCCAGAAGCAGAATCCAGACCATCTCTCCCAAGACTAAGAGTAAGATGAGGAATTTTAATTATGAGCCTTGGTGTATAGAGATGAAGAAGAAACTTGCAGTAGAAGCATTGAGTGCACACAGCGAGAGGATACGAAAGAAACTGTGCAATCTTGATGAGTGTTCATTGGCCTATTTCGATGACAGGATAAAGTGTTGCTATGTTAAGTTGCTCAAAATTGATGGTGGGTTAGACGAAGTTGATACATTAAAAGATGGAGCTCCTGTAGAGGTCAAGAAACGGAAAGGGCGAAAAAGAAATCACAGTGGTCATTCTGTTGAGCCAGTGGTACAGTCAAAGTTAAGTGATACCACACAAGCAGCTGCAAAGACAGGAAATGATAAACATGTAGAGATGGTGAGATCCGAAGCAGGAACTGCAGTGAGTGTGATTGACAGACTTGAGAGAGAAACTGAAGTTAATGTGATGGAAAGATCTGAAGCTGCAGAGCGTTTATCTCAGTTAAGTAGTGACCAGCCTATGATAAAGAAGAACACAGGCAGGCAAACAAGACAGGCTAAGCTAAAGGATGTTTTGGACACAAGCTACCATGAGGATATTGTTGTGGGTAGTACTGGAGGATTACTGGAGGCCAAACCACGTACCACACAAGCAGCTGCAAAGACAGGAAATGATAAACATACAGAGATGGTGAGATCTGAAGCAGGAACTGCAGTGAGTGGGATTGACAGACTTGAGAGAGAAACTGAAGTAAATGTGATGGAAAGATCTGAAGCTGCAGAGCGTATATCTCAGTTAAGTAGTGACCAGCCTATGATAAAGAAGAACAGAGGCAGGCAAACAAGACAGGCTAAGCTAAAGGATGTTTTAGCCACAAGCTACTGTGAGGATATTGTTGAGGGTAGTACTGGAGGATTACTGGAGGCCAAACCACATACCACACAAGCAGCTGCAAAGACAGGAAATGATAAACATGCAGAGATGTTGGGATCCGAAGCAGGAACTGCGGTGCGTGTGATTGACAGACTTGAGAGAGAAACTGAAGTAAATGTGATGGAAAGATCTGAAGCTGCAGAGTGTATATCTCAGTTAAGTAGTGACCAGCCTATGATAAAGAACAACAGAGGCAGGAAAACAAGACAGGCTAAGCTAAAGGATGTTTTAGACACAAGCTACCGTGAGGATAATGTTGCGGGTAGTACTGTAGGATTTCTGGAGGCCAAATCAGAAGGCACCGTGAAGAAGCAATCTGCAAGACAAGCTGCAAAGAAAAGACTTTCAGACAAAACTTCATTAAAATCTATTCAAACAGCTGCAGTGTCGCCTGTCTCTATCAACAAAGTGGAAAACAAGTCAGTGGATAGtggtataaatatttcaaaagacaGAAATGTCACAACAACAAAACCTGCAGTTGCCAATATACCGCCATCAGTACAGAACTCCGGGATTCTTGATGCAACTTTGACAACTTCAGTGCTCACTAAGCCAATGTTGCAAACTGGCCTTGTAGCAAACCTGAATTTAATGAATACCTCTGCCTCACCACAGGATATCTCAGTAATCACTTCGTCCATGATACCACAATCAATTTTACAGCAGTTTTCAGGCTTGCTGAACAGCTTGGGAGAAAGCCTATTGGAAAGTGCTTCAGAAAAGCCGCCCCCACCAAGTCTGTTGACTGCCAGTATTTCGTCCATGTTGGTCACCCCAACCCTCCCACCTATGCCAGCTCTGATAAGACCAGTTGCCCTGGCAACTAGAACAGAAACACAACCATCTCAGGGACATTCTGCTCAGGTTTTGCAGACTAGTTCAGATTTCATCAAAAAGCACGTTTCTGTGAACCAGTCAGTCAGTAACAGCCAAATGATTACCATCAATCCATTGATGAATATCAAGAAGGAAAAAAATGATGATAGTTATGTGCAAAGTAGTTCTGTTGGCCGCGTAGCTCCATCCATTGGTAGTTATGGTGTTCATTCAGAAAAGCCTACTACAGCGAGTCAAGGAACTGCGCCAGCTAGTGGCTCGTCAGTCACTGATCCCCAGTCTAGTGGGGCCATGACAGAAATTATTCCAGCACGAAAGCCGGCACCAACAAAGGACAGTGGGGTAAGGATAAACCCTCTTGTGAACATCAAGAAAGAAAAATATGACCAGGGCTATGAAACAAGTCTTCAGAGCAGTGCCAAGAATTCTCTAATTCATACATCCACCATTGCTACATCGGTGCAAAATCCTTCAGGAAGCAAACCTTTTCCAGTCAGCGGTCAACAAGAAAGCAGCTTGAATAAAATCACACCTGCTGAAAACCAATCAAAACCACTGCTAGGCCCAGATCAGCATGTGAAGATAAACCCCCTTATTAACATTAAGAAAGAGAAGTATGATGCTGGGTATGGAGCAAACCAGAGCAGACCTGGACCTAGACCACCAAGTTTAAAACCCAGCTCAGTCCCTGCCACTCAAAAAGCATCAAAAAGCAGTGGCAAGATCCTTCCTCCAGATCAGATCGTGCATATCAACCCTTTGATTAACATTAAGAAGGAGAAATTTGACCAGGCATATGAGCAGAATCAGACTGCACATGGGTTACCCAGGTTTGTTGCTCGGTATCCCAGTCCTATGCAGGTTCCTGGCTTGATTCTGCCACCCACCCCAATGACCACAAGTGCTGCCCCTGTGACTTCTACACCCAATAAGGTCACAGAGAGTGACATCATGGCAGAGGCAAGGAAGAGCATATATGAAATGTTGTTTGGTTCGGGCGGTAAGGGCAAGCAGTGCacgcctgtgaccttgacctacagCAGCCCAGCCATCAAAACAACTCAGGCTACAGCTCTTATTCCTGGGCAAACTTCAGTCAGCAGCAAAACTGTTACCTCTTCTGATCTCAACCCATTAGCTACCAAGTTCCCACCCACAATCCCAAGTTTGCCCTTGTTTCCAGTATCCAAAGGCCCGACCACGGCTATGCCACTGTATCCCACCTTACTTGTCCAGTATTTGCCTACCTCGTTCATTCCACCATTCCCACCAAATTTAGTACCAGGCGTATCCCCCTCTTTAAGATCACGCATACCAGCGTACCAACCCACCAAACCAAGCAACTCGAGTGCTGTTTCAAAGTCTGAAGGAGATTCCAGAAACCAAACTGTCACTGTTTCTACGTTCAACTCTGCATTGCCAGCTGTCAGCGGGACAACAAGCAAGAGAATGTTTGCACCAGAGGACCCTGTCAAAATCAACCCGCTTATCAAGATCAAGAAGGAGAAATTTGATGCAGGGTATGAGAGTGCTAAGCCGTCAGTGTCTACTCAACCTTACACTCCTTCTGCAACCCTTGTGTCATCAACTGTCCCTAGTGCCCACTCTGAGATCAGCGCTGTCATTTCTAAGGAccaacatgtaaaaataaatcctcttatcaatataaaacGAGAAAAGCATGATCCAGAATATCAAAGTGCTCAGAATAAAACCGCCACACAATCGTCTAACAGACGTGCCAACACTCGCACTGTAACCTCCACAGTCAGTTCAAGTAAAACAGCTGCAGCTCAACCTTCCAGAGGTGATAACATCAAGATCAACCCTATAATtaacataaagaaggaaaaacatGACTTAGCAAACTCCAGAGCTCAGCACCATCAAAATATTGCACAATCGGCTTATGGGTTCCCAGTTCAGAACACAGCGCCATTGAGAGCACGGTTCCCGGCCCAGGTTTCTGCTCCAAGAATGTCTCAGGCCCCAGGGAACCAATCTCAGTCCAAGCCTGGCAAGATCCTGCCACCTGATCAGATAGTGAACATCAATCCTCTTATCAACATCAAAAAAGAGCGTGTGGAGCAATGCCATCCTTACAGCTCTCCCCATGTACCCAGTGGCCCTCAGTACGGACTTAACAGGAAATCCAGCCTGGCTGATGTTCTGAGACAGAGCACAACAGCTGTCAGCGTCCAGAGTGGGTCTTCTAGACAGCTACCTGTCAGCGCTCATAGTTCCCACCCCAGACAGTACCCAGTGGCTAACCTCAGTTCATCTGCAAATCGACCCCCTATGTCTGTTAACAGTTTCTCCCACAGACATTTTCCAGTCTCTGTTCACACAGGATCTGCAAGTCTGCTCCCACCGTCTACTTATAGTGGCTCTAACAGAGAATTGCCCAGCTCGGCTCACTCGGACTCTCCAAGATTGTCACAGGTGTCACTTCACAGTTCATCTCCAAGGCAACCCACAGTGCCCCCATCCTTGTCCCCTCGACAGCAGGACCAGGACGGCATCATGAACAACCTGCTCTCCATTCTCAAGGACATTCATGAGGAGGGCCGCATACAGGCTGCTCAGCAAACCAACCTAGCACCCCCACCCAGTGTGCAACAACTAACGCCCTACCTTGGGCCTGGACCACCGGCCTTCAATACTTCCGTGCCCACTGGTCTGATAAGGAGTCCATTGTTATATGGCAACATAGGGACACCCGGGTACAACCAAGCAGGGCAGAGACTGCCTGAACAGGTCACAGGGGGTTTGTCTTCGTTTCTTGTACCACAGCCAATAACCCCGCCATCGGCGCATCAGCAGAAGCCCCAGTCATTTGTGGTGAGAAATCCAGTTCTTAATAGTCTCAATATGCAGAATATGTCAACAACCAAAAGTCAGGGTCAACCAGGGGTCATGGCCGCAGCTTCGAGTAACCCTGGCTATGGCCTAGCACCCCCACCATATCCCATTCCTGGCGGATCTGACAGCAATAGAAGACAGTATGGACCGTATCAAACACCCCCAACTTCTATTCTCCCAAGTTTGACCAAATCAATTCATATCTGCTGCCTGCTGCGATGA